AACAAGGAACCAGCAGCCTGTCACATTTAATTTAAGGAAGATGTTTCAAGATTTATCTCGAGAAGCAAAGTTGCCTCAACCTCCCAGCTAGAGCAATGTGTTTCCATTTACGTATTATTAAACCACAAACACGCTGAAATGCTAGGTCTACCTAAACTCCTGCAAAAAAGGTAATTAATTAGGTGGCTGCTGCAGTCTAGGGGGAGCAATTTTTACTCACCGAGGTCCCACGCATTCCACAGCAGCCAGTTTCTACGGGCTTGCACTGATTTTCTCCTGAGTCGAGCCTCCAAAACTAAAATACGATGTTTGGCACAGTTGTTTGCAAGGGAGCTGTTTACATGCACTCTCTGAAGTTGTGACTTCTGTATCCATCAAAATAGTGTCAATTCTTCTGCTGCCCATACTTTTGTTAATTGGTAtgaatttcagaaatactttaactaaatttttttcctcttctgcctgcTGCACATAAGATGCAACTGAGGGGAAATGGCCAGTTTTGTCTGCTTAAAAGCTGCCAATGGTATGAAACAGGCAtcttgctttgttcttttgaCAGTAATCTCTTCTGTGCTAGTTGTTACCATGCTACTGTAACCTGGGATTTTGAAACTGGGTCTCTCTGCTCCCAGGACACCTTCTTCCCTACAACTTGCCCTCTCCAACAGAAGAAAGGTGAGAAAAACAGCTCCCTGGCTGCTGGTGAAGCACTTCTCTGCCTGAAAACATTACTCATACAACTGAGCAAGCAGAGTATTCTACATTCAACtccttgattaaaaaataaaaaaataattattgtccACCTCTCTTGCTGCAGAACTGAAAATTTTCTAGAGGATGCCTACTGCGAGCAAATTTTCCCAACAGGGACGGATCCAAAGCAGCTGAATAGATCAATTGGTATCAAATGCAATTAGGAAGCACTGTGAGTGGACTACTGAACACCAGAGGGCAAGCCTGGTTATAGAAATAGGGCTGGCAGCTCTAGCACAGGTAGATTATGCAGCTGCAGTGCATATCGCAGACGGGAAAgtgctttcccccttcccctcaaTTTAAGGTCATTTCCCTTCCTGGCAAGCCAGCTACAGTAAAGCTAATACAAACAGCAAAGCCTTTAGAAAAATTGCAGTTTAATGTGTAGTGGTAAGGtgacaaaagaaacaaaccatTAACACTGAGtgttacagaaagaaatgtttaaaaaaaaaaaatgtacatctGAATGGAAAATGCAAGCAAATTCTTAAGGAAGGTATTATCTTATTAAAAGACTCATACTGACATTATTCTTTATGCCTAGAAAAATCTGATTAACACAAGTGATTAGGCAACTCCAATTTTAAAGCTGCAAAAAACAGGTTAGAAGAGCAATAAAACTATGCTATGATCTCTAAACCCAATATAATTGGGCAAAGTCAGATCTTCAAGTCGTTTTACTACAGCTTCAAATCCAACTGAAGATCTTTTCCTGACCCACAGTCAGGTAAACAATTCACAGAATTAGCAGATAACTTCCAACACTAAGAAAAAAGTTGGTTTCTTCCAAAACTGACTCACCAGTACTTATGCCATCTAGTGGCCTGTTCCTTCAGGCAAGTACAACGATTAgttattaaaagcctttggttAAGGCTGCTTCTTTAACATACAGTGGTCAGTATTACGCTGTTATTTTAAATGGAAGGTTAGAATATGCAATGCAGAATGCTACTGCTGACTAGGAGTATCACAGAAGAGAAATTCATCCTCTTCTCCAGATACTAACCACCAACATGAAGCACTCCTACTAAAAAGGGACATGACAAAGaatacattttctctttcttcaaaaaGGCCTGGTATCAGCTTCAATTAAACCTGTAACTAGTGTGTAGAGCAAAGTAACTCTTTACATCAAAAAATGGATCCTTTAGAGTAACATGGCTCTTCTCGTTCTCAATTATTTGGGTCTGAAAGACTAAAAAAAGCTTTGCATCTTCACACAGACTGTTTTTCTATATGTTTTATTAGAAAAACAGAACTATAGCTTCAATTTGGATTCTTTCGCTTGCAAAGCCTTGGTTGCTAGTTCAACTCTTTCTTTTAATACGCTAgcttcttcagcatttttttggGCTTGTACATTTTTCAGTAAGAAGTGGGTAAGGAAGAGTTTCAAGCCTTCCCGTAGCATTCCCAGTTTGGGGTTGTCAGATAGCCTGTAAAGATACAGATCAAAACCAGTATTTAGTTTTCCACTGTTTCAgaaatttcttcattatttttctttaccttcttcAAATAGAGACgtagaaaaaaatccaacctatAAAAGGAGCTTTTCTGAAAAGGCTTTCAAGTTACCAGCAAGTCTACATTGGTTTGGCAAACAGCCCAAACACACTCAACATACAACGGAGTATTGGAACCTTAGACTTGCTTTATGTAAACAATTACATTACAGCAAAAAACAAGGCAAACAGAATGTTTGAGCTTCCTTGTGTTGCAGTGTAACATCATCACAGTAACGGTTGAAACATCATCACCCAACTTTTTCTAACTTCATGTGACATTGCAAGTTTAACACAACaaaatcatggaatcacagaaaaatttaaGTCAGAAAGGATGCTGGCAGGTCATCTTGTCCGACCTCCTGTTTAAAGCTGGACTAACACCCAGATGtagtcaggttgctcagagtctTATCCACTCACATCCtaagcatctccaaggatggagatttcccAGCCTTTCCAGGCAACCCTGTCCCATATACAAAAATAAGATTTTCCAGACAAtgttgatttggaaaaaaaaaaaaccaaaacaaaaccaaaaaaacaaaaaccaaaaaccccaaacctttccttcattagtatttctttctttttccttcttacactAAAGATACCTTCTCGCAAAGACTGCTGGTAGAGTGAATCCCACTGCACACAGATGGTAAAGCAGTAAGGAAGGCAGGTAATTACAGAGCTCTGCTCATGAAAATCCTATGACCAAAATGATACATTGATTATCTGAAAGCCTTATTTTGTATAACACTTCTCACAGTTGTATGTACACCAGAGCCTGTACTAACATACAAATGATATGGTTCCCCCCACTCACCCAGGAAAGTTTACTTTTTAAGGGATGGATGGCTGATCTTTGGAAAAGGCACTGTATAATTCCAAACAAAATAAGCAAACTTATCTTCTTAATTACTACTCACCAAGGGTTCCCTGGATATCTCTTTGATCACTCACCTCACAAAAATGTCACTAAGTTCTTCAGCATCTGTTTTGATTAACAGCATGCTTAACACTTGTCGCAAGAAACGGACCTTGGTTTTATCTAGTTCGCTGAATTCAATTACCTAgtagagagagagggagaattaGATTAATTCAAGTATTTTAGACAGCTGAATTCTCTTCTAAATGAACAGCTTTTAGCACACCAACCGGCCTCTTATATATACCAAGTCTTAAGTTTGGCACAGAAGAATTAGCTGAGAAGACTGCCTCCAAAGTCAATCAATAAGGAAAGCAGAGAACTTTCTAAGAAATAACCTCTCTAGTTGTACCAGAAATCCAGATATAATTTCTCAATTGGATAAATACTTTAGAATTACCTAGGACAATCCATATAATTGCCTGTTTAACACATTTCGATTATTCTTCTAATAAAATTCTATGGACTCCCCACTCTGAAATGCAAGTGATCAGTAGATTTCTTTCTGGTCTAATAAAAATCAACATCAGCTAAAAAGCATAGCACAAAATCCATTGACAAAGCCTATTAATGAAAGGGCCTCAGTTCCAATTCTGGATACTCTAGAGAAAATAATCTTACAGCTGCTCTAGATATAGAACTATAGACTTTCTGTACACCTGGGTCACCACAGGTTCCCTTTTCCCCAAATGATAGCATTATCATAATCAATTGGATTAATTTGGTAATTTTAGAACAAGTTTTGTCTTAGCTTACGACCATGAACAGCTAAAGTACCAGCTAGataacagagaaaatacattttccgTAGAACTAGCAAATGCaaggaaaacacagaagcattttgaaaagaaagcacaCCAACCTTGAGAACTGAAAGTGGCAATGATTTTGTCCTTAACAAGTGAGCCAACAGTGAAACCAAGTTGGAGATGGCAGTGGCTGACAGGTTTTCTAAGTCTCTGATTTTGTCCCAAATACTAAACTGAAATGTCACCTAggtgtcaaaggaaaaaaaaaatcctacaaatcAAGGACTGTTTAAATGCATAACAACGTAAGAAAACCTTTTGACCTTCTATTCTCTATGAGCCCCCATTAATTAACAGAGACGCTTGATCAGACCGTTCAATTCTTTTAAAATGCGTAAAACGGAGGAAAGCAAACCTTTTGCagttgttattttatttcctgttcaGATCTGACCATGAGTATGCCTTACTGAATGCATAGGTATACCAGCAGAATTTTTCCTCAAGATCAAGATCTTAACAGGCATACCTCCATTCTCAGGTATTAATAACTGTTTTCCTAACCACAATAATggttaaaagaaagcagaaacagatttttcttcacCTGAAATCGCCTTTCACATTCGCAAAACTTGTTAGCCAAAAATGCATAGAAGGGGTTATACGTCTTCTCCTGTAAACAGCAGTAAAGGATAACATGAacaatttctctctcctgctgaTCTTTCAGTCCAAGCCTAAAATTTAGCAAAAGAATGAGAATCatttagtaaggaaaaaaaatactgccatAAACTAAGAGCTACAGCCAACATCTGAGAGTAAtgcttaaaaaaccccccaaacaccaCATTAAATTTTACTTGTTACAAAGTTCTTACAAAGTCTTTAAAACACTGAATGGACTCAAACCCTTATGACTGTGGGCTAAATAAGTATCCTGGTATTGCAATATGGAAATGCTACAGTATTATCAGTGTTAAAGGAGTGGCTGCAAAAGCACGACCTCAACAGACAGAATTGGAATGATACAAGTATAATTACGCcctggggaagaaaaggcagcCCACTCCATGTTTGTAGCTCTCCACGAAGAAAAACGGAGGAGAGGGCACTGTCACCACGGAGTCTCGTGCCTTTGAATGCAGCAGTTGCGCCGCAGCAAGCGCTGCTGCACGGTGTAGCAATACAAAGGTTCACTAGTGAAACAAGAACTGTAGGACCCTGTTGCGGTTATCTCACACTTGTACCTATGGTCATGGGAGGAAAACCAGCCTTTGGATCATTATTAGCCTATTTAGAGAAACACGTCCAGGGCCCTTCACTTCTGTGGTACTTACtagggataaaaaaaatattttaagatgttTTCCCTATTTAGCTGGTGATATGAATCTTTTCATCTCTAGGTCAAGTCCACGCTACATAATACTTGAAATTCATTATTGTTTGATAGTAGCCTAAGAGGTTGCAGTCAGTGACTTCAAAgcaccttaggaaaaaaaagaaaaaaagcctggagAAAACAGTCAGTGTCAATGAGTACTTATGTTGGCTGCCTCAGCATAAAGGCCAAGGACTGAACAGCCTTCCCACTTGAACAGCTGACCAGTCTAAAAGAGGGCTGAGACACTTTGGCAGGGAATGGTAACTAACTCGCAATGCACCTGTTCTGTGAATAATATGATTTAGGTTCCAGGGCTGCCAAACGCTTGGCAGcgttaaaatcaattaaaatgaaaaatgctttgtatTATAAACTGAAAAATGTCAAACAAAATTCTTTTCATTGCTTCAAGCTCAAGTTTCATATGGCATTAGTGTAACTCAAGTGTATTTTCTAACTAAGTTTGACTCCACTGGAACTTGCTCTACCATCTGTAGTTTATCATTGCTTGATTCTAATATCCCTCATTTGTATACACCTCCAGACATCTGCCATTGCGTATGATCATAGATGCACACGAGATTAACAGAGAAAATATTGTCTTTcagccaacccccccccaaatttatgGTTTTATGATAGGAAAATCTGGGATGATTTCTAGGCTGATTGCTAATGAGTGGTGAAAACTTAGAAGTCTGCTTCTCCAAAAGAGACCAACCCTGTAAGCGCTGCGTCTGTGATATAATTTGCTTGCTCTCCCATCAGCCAAGTTCTATCTGATTTTATTAGAGAGCAagagaagttttttttaaaaatacacaggtttTCAGCCACTGGACATGCACTTAATAGATGATGTGTGAAATTACACTGCAATCACTGATTTGGCACACTCTCCTTTTCCTTGTTCATCATCACTTCTATCATGACTTGCTTATTTAGGAAATACTCATGTTGCCAGACATTTGTAACCAAGTAAATCAGCACTTTGATGCTCAATTTAGTTCTCCCCTTCACTTCTTCACAGACCTAGCAGTATTTTATCTTCTCAGACCTAGTATTCCTAAACATCTAAAATTTAGGAGTCGGGATTGTCTTTCACTGCTGAGCTTCACCATAAACCTCTACAGATTTCATAAGCCTGATAATCTTCGATAAAGAATATGCAACAACCTCACCTACTAAATCATGAGTTACAGTATTCCCATGGACTTGTATGTCCTGATCACTTTAAGAATTTCCCGCTGTATAGGGGATAACTGCCTCTGAAGTAGGTTATTTATCACCAGCAGAAGCCTGCCTCTAGGAAGCCCAAGACTATCACTGCCTTTAGATCAAAAATAGCAACACTCAAACCCACCTTTTAAAAGTCAGATCAAATTATTTCAGTAGATACAATCACATACTTGCTATCCTGAATTAAACATCACACTACAACAGGACATCTAAGACTTTTAGAAATTTCAGGTTTTTGTGAGATGTAAAGTTTCTCAAATTCTTCATCTCTatgaaatagctttaaaaattgcCTCTCCATCAAACTTAAAAAGCCTTCATTCCCCCTCCTGTGTGAATCTGTGGTTTGTGAAGGACGTGTGGCCTTTCAGCTGAAATGGAGCCACTCTCTTCTCTTGTCTCCAGTGATGTTCACAACCCTCCCTTTACATTGACACTTCTGCAATCACAAGCTGAGCCACTTCAGAGAGCTGTTCTGCCTTCAAACCAATTACTTTATTTTGCTGTAAGGAGGAGAAAGACAAGCAAAACTACAGCAGCCTAGATTTAAAATGGTTTAAATTACCATTTAACCACACCTCAACTCTGCCAGAGACCTAGCAGCAGATGAATCAACAAGTGCAGTTCTCATGCTCTTCTTCATGAGACTGATGTCAAACATATGAATATAAATTCCCATACACTCTGGAACACGTGTACATTGAAGTTAATTCCTTCACTGACAATTCTGTGTACTTTCCACTATACTCTGCCAGGTGTGGGCAGATTTGAGAACTCCTCTCCGACTTTGCTGTACAAAAATCAGTATCAACACACACCAGGCAATCTGCAGACAGTTCTTCTGCCAAGCCTGTATGTATATAGATTTGTATACTAGTTTAAATAGCACAGATGAGAGTCAAGGATCAATCTGCAAATTGAGCTACCAGGTCTTGGCaagaactgcagcagcagcagctaatttcttttaattgaagAGGCCATATTAAGATATTGGAATGACTCCATCACAGTCTTAAATCCAAGCTGTGTTTTGCAGAAGTGGCATTTAATCAAATATTAGTTGACTTTATTACAAAGTCTGTTTGGGTTTGGTTAGCAAATTAAATAATTGCATGCCATCCGGGTAAGACAATTCCCTTGAATTACAAGGCTGCAATAGAAAAGTTCAGACCTGATCTCTCCCCTCCCAGTTACTACAGACTTACAATTAATATCCTGACAAACACAAAGAATAGCTTAGTTTGAGCTTTTCCCTGATCACATCTTCTTCTAAAGAGCTGTTTGCCAAGTGGTAAGGAAACTGGTCTTAACATGAAATGTGACTGTGGAACAAATCCAAAGCTAATAAATTCTGCAAGAGGGAAGTGGAGGTGCTAGAACACTACCAGGTCATGCAAGTATGGACAGAGACTTACAAGATGGCTTAACAAAGAGGCAAGAAGTAAAGGAAGTGGCAGTAGTATGGAAATCCAGCAACAAAAACGAGAGATGTTCTAAAGGGGTTTCTGGTCTGCCTCTGTAAGGAAGCAAGCCTGCAACAGACTTCCATCCGCTACACCAGGATACACATCTTCAATGCAAAAAGATACAGGCTCCTTAAGTCAAAAGATACTGTAAATCAGTTATAGACATGAGTGACAATAACAGGAGCTACTCCTTTCTTCTGATTGCCAGTCAGTTCTGCCTGCCTCCACTAGTCCTTACACCAGGGTTTTGGTCCCTCTCCTACCCTTTTACCTCATGGGGATCCCTAGCTATGCACTTCTTTAATTTATTATCAACTAAATGCTCTTAAGCCCAGACCAGTAATGTTATTTTTCCAACCCAGCTAACGCTATTTTTAGTTCTGGGCTGTCTTCTGTGCTAGTCTGTACTTACTTGAGAAGCTTTTCAAAGGCATCCAGGAAGTCTTCACTTGTCATCAAGACACAAAAAATACTTCTCCTGATATCAGTGTTCATTCTCTGCTTACGAGCAAGCTCCATTATCTTCGAactcacctaaaaaaaaaaaagctattttatttatgCTTGCTTTAAGAAAGCTATTTATGTGCAGCCTCAAATAAGACCATTAATGAAGATCTCCAGTAAACTATGAAGTAGCAATCCAAAGGTCCTGAGCTTTTGTCCAGAGGCAAAGGCATCATCAGGAGCTTTTTCAACTAGGGAtagatattttaatgtattttaattgtgCCAATTATTTTTAAGGCATGCATCTCTAATGTAAGTCACTATGATCACCTCACCACACTACTTTTAGAATCAGCTTAGATATATGCCACCCACGGACAGACAACACTACCTGTCAGAATTCATGCTAGCAAATCCACTTTTAAATCAAGTTTCTACTTCAACTTACATGAGTTACTTTTGCAATTCCACAAGATAAGAAAAAACAAGTTACACCATAATATTTGTAGTAACAGCTCTTATGGACTGCATGAGtacaacattttgaaaaacataagAGCAGAATTTACAGCTCAAAATCTTAGCCTTACAAGAGTCCatgaaggttttttttgttgggctcTGAAATAAACTTACTCACCTATATGAAGAATACTCAAAAGATCACAAACACTTAGCCTTATAACTAGCGCTGCTTGGATTTACCTTTCCTATATGCAGTTTTTGCTGAGTCTTGCTGTTTGTATCATCGATCATTGGTGCTCCACTCCAGGATGACCCTACGATCCACCAGCGACCAACCTGATCAGCACTGAGGAGAGATTCCAGGGAGACACGGAGCTGAGTGTCTTTTCCAGAACCGCTGCTGCGAACCTTgaataacaaaatacaaaaaatccaaaagcttttctttgaagctttctttaaaaaaaaacaaaccaaaataacaaatatcttaattacttaaaattactttaaaacaaatacttccaACAAGTAACTTAATCTTCCTCCATACAGATCTTCACATGTTCCCCCTGCAACTGTTAGTTTCAGTCAGCAACCTGAAAAGAATTTACAAGTTTCCCATATGCTCTAATTTCTAAAATACAAGAAGTTGCTTAAAACTACATTTAGAagctcttttttattaaaaaaaaaaagagataattaattaaaaaatagccaTCTTCCAATCATAAAACTCGATTAGAATTCACACTTAATGCTGACATTGAAAAATCAGTTGCCACACCTTACAATCTGGTCATGATTTTCCTTTTGAACACTTGTTATCAAATAAAATGACATGACAAACTGCCTTAAGTTTTGTACAattcaaacaacaaaaagcttAAACTCTTTGAACACAAAAAGAATTTTCATCAAAAGACTCTAGAAGCATGCTAAGACTGCAAAAATTTAAGAGAGGAAGTTCTACAGAACTAGGTTACCTAGCTTATTTTGCCTGGCCTATTATCACTGATGTGCACATCCTGCACTTacaaatttctgaaaaataagacaCTCTAGGTGTTGTAGACAGGTAGGGTAATTTTCAGGTTGGAGATACATGGACTCTAAAACCAGATTCAagtcctgtgaaaattaattaGTTCTCAATCCAAAGAGACAATTACTTTCATGCATTTTATACTGGGTTGTTCTAGACAAACTGCCCTCTCTtcgccaaaaaaaaaccccaaaaacccaagaaagaaaaaacatccagGTTTTCAGAAGCATTAGACTTCCAAAATAATTTCGGTGAAGGTAGGAGCGGGTGCCTGCATCCAAAATCTATGGAAAAAAGAACTTGTCATAATGActcatttcttctgcataatCATTAAACATCCCACAATCTCTTTTTCAAGTATAGGACTTTGAGGCAAAGTCTTTGGCTAAGTATTATGTCCTTTCTCAAACTGTTCTGCAGAAGGCTGGTTGACTGCTGACTTAACTTGGACACAGGAGATAATAGTTAATGATCTAAGAAGTGATTTCTGTCCCCAAGAGTTTCAGACTGTTAAATGAGTTAAAAAATACTATAGCCATCAAGCCAACATACAATACAAATAATTACTTCTGGTTTAAGAATAACTAAACTACGTATGTCAAGAAAGTTCTCACCAGTGTTCTTTGCAATTTGCGGAGTTTTTCAACTGGTTCAGGATCATAACCAGGAATCTTACGCATATCATTATTCCTTAGTGCCAACATAGTCTCTAGCATAAAACGAACCtattgggaaaagaaatatttctgcagattATGTGCCGTTAAGTTTATTTAATAAAGTAGAGAGTGTACTTTGAAATTACTATTCTGTGAGAATAAGCAGCTCAGCTGGCAATATACATCAAAATTTAGATTACATGAATACAAATACAGAGAATGATGTTTACTTTAACTCCTACTATATTAATTTGTGTTCAAGCTTCAATTCAAAGCTTAACCTGCTAAACACCATGCCTCAGAGACCATTTCTTGAAGCGTACAAAGTACCATGAAACAGAAGCTCTGTCCGTTGCGTAAGACACAAAACAGTCCTAGTGTCACCCATTTTGGTGTCTGTGTCCTAGGAACTaatggagaaagacagacaagaagAACGCAAATAACTGAATGCAACAACTGAACACTAATGGTAACTTAGAATCTAAATATAgtgcagcagaaaacattttggtAGATTAACACATGTATCCAAGTGCTTGTTAAATCTATTCACAACAGAAAATgttcaaaacacacacacataccctaGTCTGATCCTGGAGTTTCTTGTCTGCTGTGTTTGCTTTCCTCTGGGCTTCAGTGATCAGTTCCTTCAAAGCCAACGCATCatcttttcttaaggaaaatcCCAcgtttttcagaagaaacaaaatcaactcAATCTCTTTTTCAGTGAAAGTGCTAACAAGTTTTTTCAGAATATCAAAGATCAGCAGGGAATGAACCACATGGAAGTTATACAGATGAGCAATCAAGGCAAGCAGATTTTCACATTCTTTCCCTTCAGCATCACTCTTACAGAGTTCATCAAATTTCTTCACCACAGCTTCCAAAAAGCGAGCACCAACCTGGCAATAGTTCCattaaggcgggggggggggggggagaaaaaaaaaatccagtggttAACCATAAGTAGATTTTACAGACATctgtaaaacattcattttgggGGCACTGCCactattaattttaaagaaatattgttGCTCCTTTCAGCCAATATGAATGTTCtatatttacatatacaaatatCTACGTGGTGTGACATTTTCTTAAAGTCTATGTTATTTACACCTCATACATGTCATCCCGTTGCCTTTTGAAGTCTgtgcaagaaaagcaaatattatgAACTTACAGTACACATACATCAGAATTTGTTTACATAATTTTCGTGGACACATATTAGCATCTTCCCAGCTGTGAGGCTAGCATGCTGTTACTGCTAGTCATTCATCCAGTAAAAGCTGCATGTCAAAAACCAAATGCACCACAGAGTTCAGCATTCCAAAGCAAAATCCTTAATAGAAGGGTGGAAGATAATTTTGTAAACTAACCCCCAACACAGCAAGTTTTCACAGTTGCTAAGCATGAGCTTAGGCTGATTTCTGAAGTGGGAATAAGTCTTAGCCATTTGTCAGTGGTACAGTTGGGAAAAGAAATTTTGGAATCTCTGTATTTGTGAAGAGAGAACTGATGCTAAAGACTGGAATTAGAAAGCATACCAAAATATAGGTAGGTAATGAACACATTACTGCTAAACAAGACaccaccctccccaccccttaTTATGGTACTAGTATTTGCTGATTGTTCTAATGAAAACCAGAACTCCCAGTAGCAGTACTGACTTGCATTACAAGCCTTGACCAGCTTAGGTTTTAGCTATCCAATGATCATGTTGCACAAATGCATAAACACAGTTATTGGAAACCCAACTACTGCATTGCTCAAACTGATCTTAAATGCAGCTGTACTATCACACTTTCGTGTAATGCATattctacatttattttacagaaaaaataatggagCTTTATAGTATACTTAAATACTACAGCCTTAGATTCCAAGATGATGTGTAACAGAGTAGTACAGAATACAGTCTGGATATCATCTATCTACTTCTAATACCTATTAGTATATCTATATCTAAAACCTATTACTAGGTATTTTGCAAAgtttcaacatttaaaaagatTGTGTTTCTCTTCTTAAAACAGCATTGTAATATTACGTATATTT
This region of Harpia harpyja isolate bHarHar1 chromosome 1, bHarHar1 primary haplotype, whole genome shotgun sequence genomic DNA includes:
- the NOM1 gene encoding nucleolar MIF4G domain-containing protein 1, whose amino-acid sequence is MAAPRRGVAEGKMKRPAAARARRGGKLDRLRQAVQEFVQAAGDQPPLSLQKDSEKQNRRSRRDARKEKRRLKRSRRRRLRRGEPVEAPAAPAKAAPAKAAPAKPAPAARPRAPASPAAAGKQRPGPPLPAPAPRAALPAAAIASARKRALLEANEEEEKEIRRLERRLGLGKRRKKQEGAAAEKLPQSFLRDGLGYVLGALGCRAGLSRLCESSDEEEAPAGPREGQPAPEEDEEGSEVASDPSEEGDVDGQRESESSSSSPEDGGAPEASEPPGEEEEEEEESLNHSAVKYVPPQVRKAQETLNDKKREELGRLKKMVNGLINRLSELNLSSISGQMEELYMANSRKDMNETLTDILMNACVTAVAMPARLMMEHVLLVSILHHNVGIEVGARFLEAVVKKFDELCKSDAEGKECENLLALIAHLYNFHVVHSLLIFDILKKLVSTFTEKEIELILFLLKNVGFSLRKDDALALKELITEAQRKANTADKKLQDQTRVRFMLETMLALRNNDMRKIPGYDPEPVEKLRKLQRTLVRSSGSGKDTQLRVSLESLLSADQVGRWWIVGSSWSGAPMIDDTNSKTQQKLHIGKVSSKIMELARKQRMNTDIRRSIFCVLMTSEDFLDAFEKLLKLGLKDQQEREIVHVILYCCLQEKTYNPFYAFLANKFCECERRFQVTFQFSIWDKIRDLENLSATAISNLVSLLAHLLRTKSLPLSVLKVIEFSELDKTKVRFLRQVLSMLLIKTDAEELSDIFVRLSDNPKLGMLREGLKLFLTHFLLKNVQAQKNAEEASVLKERVELATKALQAKESKLKL